In one window of Duganella dendranthematis DNA:
- a CDS encoding glycosyltransferase family 39 protein, whose product MPAFLRSKTAQYLLAAVFIVFSLLVLNLRTLIPPDEGRYAEMAREMLLSGDWVTTRLNGIKYFEKPPLHTWMSAVSFALFGIGDWQARLWNGVCGIFGVLMVAYTGRRVFGGRAGLYAALVLGSMLFWAAASQFNSLDLPVAATMALALCALLIAQQDDADMAKRRRWMLVCWAAMALSLLAKGLIGIVLPGGVLFIYALVSGDRGIWRRLHPVTGLLVFLLLALPWFLLVAARNPEQPQFFFIHEHWDRFFLKTHHRDGPWYYFLLLLLPATMPWLATLPASLAAARKRVEGRLQPARLLLVWTIFILVFFSYSSSKLPGYMLPVFPAMALLAGVYLDRASRNAALSAPALLVIVGVTGVVCMRFFPIINLPLLGGAFGAAILCGVAASIAEWRGQRTAMVVLAALGGWMLTQLSMTAYETHGRQQAGRDAALAIRAELKYDTPVYSVGTYEQSMTFYMGHTVIPVAYSGELDFGLQQESWRGVASMDEFYARWLLSAGRGVPQYAIVREDLYGVLRLRGLPMIERARGNGIVVVTSPLKY is encoded by the coding sequence ATGCCTGCTTTTTTACGTTCCAAAACAGCGCAGTATCTGCTGGCTGCCGTCTTTATCGTGTTTTCACTGCTGGTGCTGAACCTGCGCACGCTGATCCCGCCGGATGAGGGTCGCTATGCCGAAATGGCGCGCGAGATGCTGCTGAGCGGCGACTGGGTCACCACGCGCCTCAACGGCATCAAGTATTTTGAAAAGCCGCCGCTCCACACCTGGATGAGCGCCGTGTCGTTCGCCCTGTTCGGCATCGGCGACTGGCAGGCGCGCTTGTGGAATGGCGTCTGCGGTATTTTCGGCGTGCTGATGGTGGCCTATACCGGACGGCGCGTGTTTGGCGGCCGCGCCGGCCTGTATGCCGCGCTGGTACTGGGTTCGATGCTGTTTTGGGCGGCGGCTTCGCAATTCAATTCGCTGGATTTGCCGGTGGCCGCCACCATGGCGCTGGCCTTGTGCGCGCTGCTGATCGCGCAGCAGGATGACGCCGATATGGCGAAGCGGCGCCGCTGGATGCTGGTGTGCTGGGCCGCCATGGCGCTGTCGCTGCTGGCCAAGGGGCTGATCGGCATCGTGCTGCCGGGCGGCGTGCTGTTTATTTACGCGCTGGTGAGCGGCGACCGTGGCATCTGGCGCCGCCTGCATCCGGTGACCGGGTTACTGGTGTTCCTGCTGCTGGCGCTGCCGTGGTTCCTGCTGGTAGCGGCGCGCAATCCCGAGCAGCCTCAGTTCTTCTTTATTCACGAGCATTGGGACCGGTTTTTCCTGAAGACGCATCATCGCGATGGTCCGTGGTACTACTTCCTGCTGCTGTTACTGCCGGCCACCATGCCCTGGCTGGCGACCTTGCCTGCCAGTCTGGCCGCAGCGCGCAAGCGCGTGGAGGGACGCTTGCAGCCGGCGCGTTTGCTGCTGGTGTGGACGATCTTCATCCTGGTGTTCTTCAGCTACTCCAGCTCCAAGCTGCCGGGTTATATGCTGCCGGTGTTCCCGGCGATGGCGCTGCTGGCCGGTGTTTATCTGGACCGGGCCTCGCGCAATGCCGCCTTGAGTGCACCGGCCTTGCTGGTGATCGTTGGCGTTACCGGCGTGGTATGCATGCGATTCTTCCCGATCATTAATCTGCCGCTGCTGGGCGGCGCCTTTGGCGCGGCAATCCTTTGCGGCGTGGCGGCCTCTATCGCGGAATGGCGCGGGCAGCGCACCGCAATGGTGGTGCTGGCAGCGCTGGGCGGCTGGATGCTGACGCAGCTGAGCATGACCGCCTACGAAACCCACGGACGCCAGCAGGCCGGCCGCGACGCCGCGCTGGCGATCCGCGCCGAGCTGAAATACGACACGCCTGTCTACTCGGTCGGCACTTACGAGCAGTCGATGACGTTCTATATGGGCCACACGGTGATTCCGGTAGCCTACAGCGGCGAGCTGGATTTTGGCTTGCAGCAGGAGTCCTGGCGCGGCGTGGCGTCGATGGATGAGTTCTACGCGCGCTGGCTGTTGAGCGCCGGGCGCGGCGTGCCGCAATATGCGATTGTGCGCGAGGATCTATACGGCGTGCTGCGGCTGCGCGGCCTGCCGATGATCGAGCGTGCGCGTGGCAATGGCATCGTGGTGGTTACGTCGCCGCTCAAATATTAG
- a CDS encoding bifunctional UDP-4-keto-pentose/UDP-xylose synthase, translating into MKKILILGVNGFIGHHLSKRILETTDWHVYGMDMNTDRITDLLSHERMHFFEGDITINKEWVEYHVKKCDVILPLVAIATPSTYVKAPLRVFELDFEANLPIVRSAARYGKHLVFPSTSEVYGMCHDEEFDPENSELICGPINKPRWIYSNAKQLMDRVIWGYGMEGLNFTLFRPFNWIGAGLDSIHTPKEGSSRVVTQFFGHIVRGENISLVDGGAQKRAFTDIDDGIDALMKIIENKHGAASGKIYNIGNPVNNFSIRELAGMMLELAPQYPEYAEGAAKVQIVETTSGAYYGAGYQDVQNRVPKITNTCEELGWKPTTTMADALKKIFDAYRGQVAAAQALME; encoded by the coding sequence GTGAAAAAAATACTTATCCTGGGCGTGAATGGTTTTATTGGCCATCACCTGTCGAAGCGCATTCTGGAAACCACCGACTGGCACGTGTACGGCATGGACATGAATACCGACCGCATCACGGATTTGCTGTCGCACGAGCGCATGCACTTCTTTGAAGGTGACATCACCATCAACAAGGAATGGGTCGAGTACCACGTCAAGAAGTGCGACGTGATCCTGCCGCTGGTGGCGATTGCAACCCCTTCGACCTACGTAAAAGCGCCGCTGCGCGTGTTCGAGCTGGACTTTGAAGCCAACCTGCCGATCGTGCGTTCCGCCGCCAGGTACGGCAAGCACCTGGTGTTCCCGTCGACCTCGGAAGTGTATGGCATGTGCCACGACGAAGAGTTCGACCCTGAGAACTCGGAACTGATCTGCGGCCCGATCAACAAGCCGCGCTGGATCTACTCCAACGCCAAGCAGCTGATGGACCGCGTGATCTGGGGCTACGGCATGGAAGGCCTGAACTTCACCCTGTTCCGTCCGTTCAACTGGATCGGCGCCGGCCTGGATTCGATCCACACGCCGAAAGAAGGTTCGTCGCGCGTGGTGACCCAGTTCTTCGGCCACATCGTGCGCGGCGAGAACATCTCGCTGGTGGACGGCGGTGCGCAGAAACGCGCCTTCACCGACATCGACGACGGCATCGACGCGCTGATGAAAATCATCGAGAACAAGCACGGCGCCGCCTCCGGCAAGATCTACAACATCGGCAACCCGGTCAACAATTTCTCGATCCGCGAACTGGCCGGCATGATGCTGGAACTGGCGCCGCAATACCCTGAGTACGCCGAAGGCGCGGCCAAGGTCCAGATAGTCGAAACCACCTCGGGCGCCTACTACGGCGCCGGCTACCAGGACGTGCAGAACCGCGTGCCGAAAATCACCAATACCTGCGAAGAGCTGGGCTGGAAACCGACCACCACCATGGCTGACGCGCTGAAGAAAATCTTCGACGCCTACCGTGGCCAGGTGGCCGCCGCGCAAGCGTTGATGGAGTGA
- a CDS encoding Fe2+-dependent dioxygenase translates to MMLHIPEVLSRDQVAHIRRRLDEADWVDGRATVGTQGAKVKQNRQLPETSPVAKELGQIVLDALAANPLFFSAALPLLTCPPLFNSYAGGEHYGNHIDGAMRRIPATGQWLRTDVSSTLFLCDPEEYDGGELIVEDAYGVHEVKLPAGDLILYPSTSVHRVEPVTRGARVCSFFWTQSMVRDDGRRALLLELDRNIQSLRARLGDCDEMVGLTGHYHNLLRQWSEV, encoded by the coding sequence ATGATGCTGCATATCCCAGAAGTTTTGTCCCGCGACCAGGTTGCCCACATCCGCCGTCGCCTCGACGAAGCCGATTGGGTGGACGGCCGCGCCACCGTCGGCACGCAAGGCGCCAAGGTCAAGCAGAACCGCCAGTTGCCGGAAACCTCGCCGGTGGCGAAAGAACTGGGTCAAATCGTGCTGGATGCGCTGGCCGCCAATCCACTGTTCTTCTCGGCCGCGCTGCCGCTGCTGACCTGCCCGCCGCTGTTCAACAGCTACGCCGGCGGCGAACATTACGGCAATCACATTGATGGCGCCATGCGCCGCATCCCGGCCACTGGCCAATGGCTGCGCACCGACGTCTCCAGCACCTTGTTCCTGTGCGATCCGGAAGAATACGATGGCGGTGAACTGATCGTTGAAGACGCTTACGGCGTGCATGAAGTCAAGCTGCCGGCGGGCGATCTGATTTTGTATCCGTCCACCAGCGTGCACCGCGTTGAACCGGTCACGCGTGGCGCGCGCGTCTGCTCGTTCTTCTGGACCCAGAGCATGGTGCGCGACGATGGCCGCCGCGCATTGCTGCTGGAACTGGACCGTAACATCCAGTCACTGCGCGCGCGACTGGGCGACTGCGATGAAATGGTCGGCCTGACCGGCCACTATCACAACCTGCTGCGCCAGTGGAGCGAAGTCTAA
- a CDS encoding sensor histidine kinase, whose amino-acid sequence MTFQRRSWTQAEGAPTAVWKIAQSDDGLLWFATGNGLYRYDGERFQRVDTVYGHRLRSNNIVEVEAVDGGIAVGYQFGGMSILTARAARDYGDADGLPPGTVRVITKAPDGLLYVGTQRAMAVFDGKSWRRLPGKSLPEGVINSVVIDRDQTLWVTVDWNVYSRARGDTDFTLAFAVPYGAVPNLMLGKLSAEIGLKSALAEAGKPPVFLTIPAKKERSHGLWEGPYATLWAWVGDDAGLCLLREDKDGKLAVAQSFEAGGSLGRLVTRTFVDRENNFWVATANGIERYRAQRIHEAGVPRDWMFYYAQRGLDDDIYVAGDGEKHLLRLTGDGYQNGAELPGVMAMWRENAGSVWTGSASGITHMTRDGVKTWPLPEGTPPGRQVQTLTVDKAGTVWISVLRQGLYRLAGEQWLHVSTEVVGGDPTPVFLYTGPSGRTWIGLVGGRLAEIVDNTVRPVSDGKDVNVGNVFSMLEVDGHLLAAGEAGVAWLDGAQLRPLRAARDNPLLGISGMVADRAGDLWLHGLDGIFHVEKRELSAYWTDRSHRVNWELFNFEDGIHGHPAQLRPLPTLALAGDGRVVYATLSQVGWIDPASIRRNRTAPSVLIDTVRAGEVSYGPGSALSLAPGTSAVDIRFVATALSVPERVAFRYQLGGVDQGWQVPHGDRSARYTNLGPGRYTFRVIAANEDGVWNLEGASVTFTIQPQVWETVWFRLLVAAAGLLCLVLAYRWRIAAVSAREADKVATRLGERQRIARTLHDNLLQGMHTMILRCDTVLMRLQPGSQEQRTLDAVLQQAEKLVEETRDEVMALRAPQFAGSMLAGLKDAVEALEPSLIGRLSVTISGGMDKLKGNVAREIFQVVHEAAANAARHAQASHIAIVLDLSRDDVTGVVSDDGIGMSADLARNGRPGHWGITGMRERIANLGGELTVETQEGGGTAIRFTIVAAAAYV is encoded by the coding sequence TTGACTTTCCAGCGGCGCAGCTGGACGCAGGCGGAAGGCGCGCCGACTGCAGTCTGGAAAATTGCACAAAGCGACGATGGCCTGCTTTGGTTTGCCACGGGGAATGGCCTGTATCGCTATGACGGCGAGCGCTTCCAGCGAGTGGACACGGTATATGGCCACCGCCTGCGCTCCAACAATATCGTCGAGGTCGAAGCGGTCGACGGCGGCATCGCGGTGGGCTACCAATTCGGCGGCATGTCCATTCTGACCGCCCGCGCCGCCAGGGACTACGGCGATGCCGACGGTCTGCCGCCCGGTACCGTGCGCGTCATCACCAAGGCGCCGGACGGCCTGCTGTACGTCGGCACGCAGCGGGCGATGGCGGTGTTTGACGGCAAGTCATGGCGCCGCTTGCCGGGAAAATCGCTGCCCGAAGGCGTTATCAATTCCGTGGTCATCGACCGCGACCAGACCTTGTGGGTGACGGTCGACTGGAATGTCTACAGCCGCGCGCGCGGCGATACCGATTTTACGCTGGCGTTTGCGGTGCCCTACGGCGCCGTTCCCAACCTGATGCTGGGCAAGCTCTCGGCTGAAATCGGCCTCAAATCAGCGCTGGCGGAAGCCGGCAAGCCGCCGGTATTCTTGACGATTCCCGCAAAAAAAGAAAGATCGCACGGACTGTGGGAAGGGCCGTACGCCACGCTCTGGGCCTGGGTCGGCGACGACGCGGGCTTGTGCCTGCTGCGCGAAGACAAGGACGGCAAGCTGGCGGTGGCGCAGTCGTTCGAGGCCGGCGGCAGCCTGGGGCGTCTGGTGACGCGGACTTTTGTCGACCGCGAAAACAACTTCTGGGTGGCGACCGCGAACGGCATCGAGCGCTATCGGGCCCAGCGCATCCACGAGGCCGGCGTGCCGCGTGACTGGATGTTCTACTACGCGCAACGCGGACTGGACGATGATATCTATGTCGCCGGCGACGGCGAAAAACACCTGCTGCGCCTGACCGGCGACGGCTACCAGAACGGCGCCGAACTGCCTGGCGTGATGGCGATGTGGCGGGAGAACGCCGGCAGCGTCTGGACCGGATCGGCATCCGGCATTACCCACATGACGCGCGACGGCGTGAAAACCTGGCCTTTGCCTGAAGGTACGCCGCCGGGACGCCAGGTGCAAACCCTGACCGTGGACAAGGCCGGCACCGTATGGATTTCGGTGTTACGCCAGGGGCTGTACCGGCTGGCCGGTGAACAGTGGCTGCACGTGAGCACCGAGGTGGTCGGCGGCGACCCTACGCCGGTATTCCTGTATACCGGGCCGTCGGGGCGGACCTGGATCGGCTTGGTTGGCGGCCGTCTGGCGGAGATAGTCGACAACACCGTGCGGCCGGTATCGGACGGCAAGGACGTCAATGTCGGCAATGTGTTCAGCATGCTGGAAGTGGACGGTCACTTGCTGGCGGCGGGGGAGGCGGGCGTGGCCTGGCTGGACGGCGCCCAGCTGCGGCCGCTGCGGGCGGCGCGCGACAACCCCTTGCTCGGCATCTCCGGCATGGTGGCGGACCGCGCGGGCGATCTGTGGCTGCATGGGTTGGACGGCATTTTCCACGTCGAAAAGCGCGAGCTGTCGGCTTACTGGACGGACCGCAGCCATCGGGTGAACTGGGAACTATTCAATTTTGAAGACGGCATCCATGGACATCCGGCGCAACTGCGGCCGTTGCCCACGCTGGCACTGGCCGGCGACGGGCGGGTGGTGTATGCCACCTTGTCGCAGGTGGGCTGGATCGATCCGGCCAGTATCCGCCGCAACCGGACGGCGCCGTCGGTGCTGATCGACACGGTTCGCGCCGGCGAGGTGTCATACGGCCCGGGCAGCGCGCTCAGCCTGGCGCCCGGCACCAGCGCGGTCGATATCCGCTTCGTCGCCACCGCGCTGTCGGTGCCGGAGCGCGTGGCGTTCCGCTATCAGCTCGGCGGCGTCGACCAGGGCTGGCAGGTGCCGCATGGCGACCGCTCGGCGCGCTACACCAACCTGGGGCCGGGCCGCTACACATTCCGGGTCATCGCCGCCAATGAAGACGGGGTGTGGAACCTGGAGGGCGCCAGCGTGACCTTCACCATCCAGCCGCAGGTGTGGGAGACGGTGTGGTTCCGGCTGCTGGTCGCCGCCGCCGGGCTGCTGTGCCTGGTTCTGGCTTACCGTTGGCGCATCGCCGCCGTCTCCGCGCGCGAAGCCGATAAGGTGGCCACGCGCTTGGGCGAGCGGCAGCGCATCGCCCGCACCCTGCACGACAACCTGCTGCAGGGCATGCACACCATGATCCTGCGCTGCGATACCGTCCTGATGCGGTTGCAGCCCGGCAGCCAGGAGCAGCGCACGCTTGACGCCGTGTTGCAGCAGGCCGAAAAACTGGTCGAAGAGACCCGCGATGAAGTGATGGCGCTGCGCGCGCCGCAGTTCGCCGGCAGCATGCTGGCCGGCCTGAAAGATGCTGTCGAAGCGCTGGAGCCGTCGCTGATTGGGCGGCTGTCGGTGACCATCAGCGGCGGCATGGACAAGCTCAAGGGCAATGTGGCGCGCGAAATTTTCCAGGTGGTGCACGAAGCGGCCGCCAATGCCGCGCGCCACGCGCAGGCCTCGCACATTGCCATTGTGCTGGATCTGTCGCGCGACGACGTGACTGGCGTCGTCAGCGACGATGGCATCGGCATGAGCGCGGACCTGGCCCGGAATGGCCGGCCCGGCCATTGGGGCATCACCGGCATGCGCGAACGCATCGCCAACCTCGGCGGCGAACTGACGGTGGAAACGCAGGAGGGCGGCGGCACCGCCATCCGCTTCACCATCGTCGCCGCTGCTGCTTATGTTTAG